In a genomic window of uncultured Campylobacter sp.:
- the hisIE gene encoding bifunctional phosphoribosyl-AMP cyclohydrolase/phosphoribosyl-ATP diphosphatase HisIE → MHKAHKDRRDRGKMKIDWEKTGGLLPVVVQDVASGEVLMLAYMDEEALNLSLETGFAHYFSRTKNRIWKKGEQSGNVQKIVDAYLDCDNDTLLIKVEQQGGAACHTGAKSCFFRKISGANFSDESERNLTGADGRILTGELNLAGKNGQILEREQNLSASEAQTKKPAYGIIDEIYHVILERKLNTDPRTSYVASLFKKGENAVLKKVGEEAGELIMACKDASAARRFENLADKHASESSNLKKTQAGEAQILSRDEQDLNLRNLTQGAKEQGEKDELKKALDGVVYEAADLCFHSLIALAAHGIHPERVKAELARRFGLSGIEEKNSRKD, encoded by the coding sequence TTGCATAAAGCGCATAAAGACCGCCGCGATAGAGGGAAAATGAAAATAGACTGGGAAAAAACGGGCGGACTTTTGCCCGTCGTCGTTCAAGATGTCGCAAGCGGCGAGGTTTTGATGCTTGCTTATATGGACGAAGAGGCGCTAAATTTGAGCCTAGAAACGGGCTTTGCGCACTATTTTTCGCGCACGAAAAACCGCATCTGGAAAAAGGGCGAACAAAGCGGCAACGTCCAAAAGATCGTGGACGCCTACCTTGACTGCGACAACGATACGCTGCTAATCAAAGTCGAGCAACAAGGCGGCGCGGCATGCCATACCGGGGCAAAATCTTGCTTTTTTAGGAAAATCTCGGGCGCAAATTTTAGCGACGAGAGCGAGCGAAATTTAACGGGTGCAGACGGACGGATTTTGACGGGCGAGTTAAATTTGGCGGGCAAAAACGGGCAAATTTTAGAGCGCGAGCAAAATTTAAGCGCGTCCGAGGCACAAACTAAAAAGCCCGCTTACGGCATCATCGACGAGATCTATCACGTGATCTTGGAGCGTAAACTAAACACCGATCCGCGGACCTCATACGTGGCAAGCCTGTTTAAAAAGGGCGAAAACGCCGTATTAAAAAAAGTCGGCGAGGAGGCCGGCGAGCTAATCATGGCGTGCAAAGACGCAAGCGCGGCGAGAAGATTTGAAAATTTAGCCGACAAACATGCGAGTGAAAGCTCAAATCTCAAAAAAACGCAAGCGGGCGAGGCGCAAATTTTAAGCCGCGACGAGCAGGATTTAAATTTGCGAAATTTAACGCAGGGTGCAAAAGAGCAAGGTGAAAAAGACGAGCTCAAAAAAGCCCTAGACGGCGTGGTTTACGAGGCGGCGGATTTATGCTTTCACTCGCTCATAGCACTTGCCGCGCACGGCATACACCCAGAGCGCGTTAAAGCCGAGCTTGCGCGCAGGTTTGGGCTTAGCGGTATCGAGGAGAAAAACTCGCGCAAAGATTAG
- the rplO gene encoding 50S ribosomal protein L15: MGLENLKPAEGSTRQTKRLGRGQGSGQGKTAGKGHKGQRARKGYNEKRGFEGGQQPLQRRLPKVGFTSKFEKPYVVNVEKIVAVKELSEITIATIATVHKISSSVKKIKLIGSSAKDLASKIKDENVTVSGRA; encoded by the coding sequence ATGGGACTAGAAAATTTAAAACCTGCCGAGGGCTCGACTAGACAAACTAAAAGACTAGGTCGCGGTCAAGGTAGCGGTCAAGGTAAAACCGCGGGCAAAGGACACAAAGGTCAAAGAGCTAGAAAAGGCTACAACGAGAAAAGAGGCTTTGAGGGCGGTCAGCAGCCGCTTCAAAGACGCCTTCCGAAAGTAGGCTTTACGTCTAAATTTGAAAAACCTTACGTAGTCAACGTAGAAAAAATCGTTGCGGTAAAAGAGCTAAGCGAGATCACTATCGCTACTATCGCTACCGTACACAAAATTTCAAGCAGCGTCAAGAAAATCAAATTGATCGGATCGAGCGCGAAAGATTTGGCTTCAAAAATCAAAGACGAGAACGTAACCGTTAGCGGACGTGCGTAA
- the rpmJ gene encoding 50S ribosomal protein L36: MKVRPSVKKMCDKCKIVKRQGVVRIICENPKHKQRQG; the protein is encoded by the coding sequence ATGAAAGTTCGTCCTTCTGTAAAGAAGATGTGTGACAAGTGCAAAATTGTCAAGCGCCAAGGCGTAGTTCGCATAATCTGCGAAAATCCAAAACATAAACAAAGACAAGGATAA
- the infA gene encoding translation initiation factor IF-1 codes for MAKDDVIEIDGNVIEALPNATFKVELDNKHVILCHIAGKMRMHYIKIMPGDRVKVELTPYSLDKGRIIYRHK; via the coding sequence GTGGCAAAAGACGACGTCATAGAGATCGACGGCAACGTCATCGAGGCGCTGCCAAACGCGACGTTTAAGGTCGAGCTCGACAACAAACACGTGATTTTGTGTCATATTGCGGGCAAGATGAGGATGCATTATATAAAAATAATGCCTGGAGACCGCGTAAAGGTGGAGCTAACGCCTTACAGTCTGGATAAGGGTAGGATAATTTACCGACATAAGTAA
- a CDS encoding DUF2393 family protein encodes MINELKQGLNFYITHLSWADFAGYIWMFLTFLAVLALCIYIASKSYFAGFALTVVSIAALGYGAHFMPKFLDQNLRARELEIVSTKQLEYSNTLLVDMRLKNLSKKPFSYCEIGLVFYKNSDNILRRYANELKPFLKENIVLKDVLDVNATREITHVVNDFRVNDYNVTVSSECF; translated from the coding sequence ATGATAAACGAACTAAAACAAGGCTTAAATTTTTACATAACGCACCTTAGCTGGGCGGATTTTGCGGGCTATATCTGGATGTTTTTGACCTTTTTGGCGGTTCTTGCGCTTTGTATTTATATCGCTTCAAAGTCTTATTTCGCCGGTTTTGCGCTCACGGTCGTTAGTATCGCGGCGCTTGGGTACGGAGCGCATTTTATGCCTAAATTTTTAGATCAAAATTTGCGGGCGCGAGAGCTGGAGATAGTCTCTACCAAGCAGCTTGAGTACTCAAATACGCTTCTTGTGGATATGCGCCTTAAAAATCTTTCAAAGAAGCCCTTTAGCTACTGTGAGATCGGACTTGTTTTTTATAAAAACTCGGACAATATCTTGCGCCGCTACGCCAATGAACTAAAGCCGTTTTTAAAGGAAAATATCGTGCTAAAGGACGTGCTGGACGTAAATGCCACGCGCGAGATCACGCACGTCGTAAACGATTTTCGCGTAAATGACTACAACGTCACGGTAAGCTCGGAGTGTTTTTGA
- the map gene encoding type I methionyl aminopeptidase — translation MAITIMQPNDIEKMRAANKIVAQTLDYVEGVIKPGISLLEIDKICEDMIRAAGAKPAFKGLYGFPNAACISVNEVVIHGIPNEYKLQEGDIVSVDIGSNLNGYFGDSARTWGVGQISREDERLIACAKDALYFAIDTVKAGMHFKELSFEIEKFIRARGFVPLTGFCGHGIGRRPHEDPQILNCLEGGSPKSGPKIKNGMVFCVEPMICQKDGTPVIGHDKWKVTSKDGLRTSHYEHCMAVVNGRAEILSLA, via the coding sequence ATGGCTATAACCATCATGCAGCCAAACGACATAGAGAAGATGCGAGCGGCGAATAAAATCGTCGCTCAAACCCTCGACTACGTAGAAGGCGTGATCAAGCCCGGCATTTCGCTACTAGAAATAGATAAAATTTGCGAGGATATGATAAGGGCTGCGGGCGCAAAGCCGGCATTTAAGGGTCTTTACGGCTTTCCAAACGCCGCTTGCATCAGCGTAAACGAAGTAGTCATCCACGGCATCCCAAACGAATACAAACTACAAGAAGGCGACATCGTAAGCGTCGATATCGGCTCAAATTTGAACGGATATTTCGGGGACTCGGCGAGGACTTGGGGCGTAGGTCAAATTTCGCGCGAGGACGAAAGGCTAATCGCTTGCGCTAAAGACGCGTTATATTTTGCGATAGATACCGTAAAAGCAGGAATGCACTTTAAAGAGCTTAGTTTTGAAATCGAGAAATTTATAAGAGCTCGCGGATTTGTTCCGCTAACGGGATTTTGCGGTCACGGCATCGGTAGACGCCCGCACGAAGATCCGCAAATTTTAAATTGTTTAGAGGGCGGCAGCCCAAAATCGGGACCAAAAATCAAAAATGGAATGGTATTTTGTGTAGAGCCGATGATCTGTCAAAAAGACGGCACTCCGGTGATTGGTCACGACAAATGGAAAGTAACTAGCAAAGACGGGCTAAGAACCAGCCACTATGAGCACTGCATGGCAGTCGTAAACGGACGTGCGGAGATCTTAAGCCTAGCATAA
- the rplE gene encoding 50S ribosomal protein L5: MNRLKAKYNEVVKPALAKEFDIKNPMLIPAIEKIVISVGAGESAKDQKQLQNIADTISLIAGQKAVVTDAKKSVAGFKVREGFPVGVKVTLRKENMFAFLDKLISIALPRVKDFRGLPKDGFDGRGNYNFGLDEQLMFPEVEYDKILRTHGMNIVIVTTTNSDKEAFKLLELFGLPFAKGK, encoded by the coding sequence ATGAATAGATTAAAAGCTAAATATAACGAGGTCGTAAAGCCTGCTTTGGCTAAAGAATTCGACATCAAAAATCCTATGCTAATCCCTGCGATCGAAAAGATCGTGATAAGCGTAGGCGCTGGCGAATCGGCTAAAGATCAAAAGCAACTTCAAAACATCGCCGATACTATTTCTCTAATCGCAGGACAAAAAGCTGTTGTTACCGATGCTAAAAAATCGGTTGCGGGCTTTAAAGTGCGCGAGGGGTTCCCTGTCGGCGTAAAAGTAACGCTTAGAAAAGAGAATATGTTTGCGTTTTTAGACAAGCTAATCTCTATCGCGCTACCGAGAGTTAAGGACTTTAGGGGCCTTCCAAAAGACGGTTTTGACGGACGCGGAAACTACAACTTCGGCCTTGACGAACAGCTAATGTTCCCGGAGGTCGAGTACGATAAGATTTTACGCACTCACGGTATGAATATAGTTATAGTCACGACGACAAACAGCGACAAAGAGGCATTCAAATTGCTTGAGCTATTTGGTTTGCCGTTTGCGAAAGGAAAGTAA
- the rpsH gene encoding 30S ribosomal protein S8, giving the protein MLNDLISDGLTRIRNAAMRRLETTKLLHSNVVEATLSILAAKGYIESYNVVEEDKKKFINVVLKYDEHGRSVINELKRVSSPGRRVYKGKDEIKRFKNGYGTIIVSTSKGVLSNEDAHKAGVGGEILCSVW; this is encoded by the coding sequence ATGTTAAACGACTTAATTTCAGACGGACTAACTCGCATTAGAAACGCCGCAATGAGAAGACTCGAGACTACGAAGCTTCTTCATTCAAACGTCGTCGAGGCTACTTTATCTATCCTTGCGGCTAAAGGCTATATCGAGAGCTACAACGTCGTAGAAGAAGATAAAAAGAAATTTATAAACGTAGTTCTAAAATACGACGAGCATGGCAGAAGCGTGATTAACGAGCTTAAGCGCGTATCAAGCCCGGGTCGCCGCGTTTATAAGGGAAAAGACGAGATCAAGAGATTTAAAAACGGCTACGGAACGATCATCGTTAGCACTAGCAAAGGCGTTTTGAGTAACGAAGACGCTCACAAAGCTGGCGTAGGCGGCGAAATCCTCTGCTCTGTGTGGTAA
- a CDS encoding DUF2393 family protein codes for MQGYFNVFHFIALAALALLSVLFMLLSRGEKDPKLFKIYLLINIAATLIMGYFFMLVVDKYTKRAALTEFAAHRVLRNETVVFKGSLKNTGEFSIANCDLTVKIVNNPVSKDTIAGAVFKPSGWSLFLHDERTNVAEITASVAKNIAPGQMRNFSLSMPYPPHFTNTQTITNLECR; via the coding sequence ATGCAAGGGTATTTTAACGTCTTTCACTTTATCGCGCTCGCGGCTTTGGCGCTGCTATCGGTACTTTTTATGCTGCTTTCGCGCGGAGAAAAAGACCCGAAACTGTTTAAAATTTATCTCTTGATAAACATCGCCGCGACATTGATAATGGGGTATTTTTTTATGTTGGTCGTGGATAAGTACACTAAAAGAGCCGCTCTAACCGAGTTTGCCGCTCATAGGGTGCTTAGGAACGAGACCGTCGTGTTTAAGGGCTCGCTGAAAAATACGGGCGAATTTAGCATCGCAAACTGCGACCTCACTGTCAAGATCGTCAATAATCCGGTCAGCAAAGACACGATCGCCGGCGCAGTTTTTAAGCCTAGCGGATGGTCGCTGTTTTTGCATGACGAGCGCACGAACGTCGCTGAGATCACGGCTAGCGTCGCTAAAAACATAGCGCCTGGACAAATGCGAAATTTTAGCCTTTCTATGCCCTATCCGCCGCATTTTACAAATACCCAAACGATAACGAATTTAGAGTGTAGATGA
- the rpsD gene encoding 30S ribosomal protein S4: MARYRGPVEKLERRLGVSLALKGERRLAGKSALDKRPYAPGQHGQRRSKISEYGLQLREKQKAKFMYGISEKQFRRLFQEAARREGNTGALLVQLLEQRLDNVVYRMGFATTRRFARQLVTHGHILVNGKRVDIPSYRVQAGAKVEVIEKSKNNPQIVRAIDLTAQTGIVAWVDVEKDKKFGIFTRTPEREEVVIPVEERFIVELYSK; encoded by the coding sequence ATGGCTAGATATAGAGGACCCGTTGAAAAATTAGAAAGAAGACTCGGCGTTAGTTTGGCGCTAAAGGGCGAGCGTCGCTTGGCAGGTAAGAGCGCGCTTGACAAAAGACCTTACGCTCCGGGACAACACGGACAAAGAAGAAGCAAGATAAGCGAATACGGCTTGCAGCTTCGCGAAAAACAAAAAGCTAAATTTATGTACGGCATTAGCGAGAAGCAATTCCGCCGCTTATTCCAAGAAGCCGCTCGCCGCGAGGGAAATACCGGTGCGCTTTTGGTACAGCTTTTAGAGCAAAGATTAGATAACGTAGTTTACAGAATGGGCTTTGCGACGACTCGCCGCTTCGCTCGTCAGCTAGTTACTCACGGACATATTTTAGTAAACGGCAAGAGAGTAGATATTCCTTCTTACAGAGTCCAAGCTGGCGCTAAAGTAGAGGTTATCGAGAAGTCTAAAAACAATCCACAAATCGTTCGCGCGATCGATCTTACGGCACAAACCGGCATCGTAGCTTGGGTCGACGTCGAAAAAGATAAAAAATTCGGAATTTTCACAAGAACTCCGGAAAGGGAAGAAGTCGTCATTCCTGTCGAGGAAAGATTCATAGTAGAGCTTTATTCGAAATAA
- the rplR gene encoding 50S ribosomal protein L18: protein MTANVLKRKLALRIKRKRRIRAKISGTAVLPRISIFKSNRTLYVQAIDDVAAVTLAAADGRKLGVKANKEGAVTLAKEFAKTLKAKKIEAALFDRNGYLYHGVIAAFADALRENGIKL from the coding sequence ATGACAGCAAATGTATTAAAAAGAAAACTCGCTCTTAGAATCAAGAGAAAAAGAAGAATCAGAGCCAAAATTTCCGGCACTGCGGTATTGCCTAGAATTTCTATCTTCAAATCAAACAGAACTCTTTACGTCCAAGCTATCGATGACGTAGCAGCCGTAACTCTAGCGGCAGCAGACGGCAGAAAACTAGGCGTAAAAGCAAACAAAGAAGGCGCCGTAACTTTAGCTAAAGAATTTGCAAAAACTCTAAAAGCTAAAAAAATAGAAGCGGCATTATTCGACAGAAACGGCTATTTGTATCACGGCGTTATAGCGGCTTTTGCAGACGCATTACGCGAAAACGGTATCAAACTATAA
- a CDS encoding DNA-directed RNA polymerase subunit alpha, with protein sequence MRKITTSAYMPTEISVESISENVARITAYPFETGYAVTLAHPLRRLLYSSTVGFAATGVKIEGVSHEFDSMRGMLEDVAQFIINLKNIRFKLKNESEREVVEYSFKGPKEIKAGDLKSDVVDVVNPDAYLATINEDAELKFSVIIQKGIGYVPSEEIRDNTEEGYIALDAFFTPVKKAVYELENVLVEDNPDYEKIIFTVTTDGQVGAIEAFKHAIEAMYQQMSVFKGVLNIDVSAGLNAQTSGSEHAKLLQSIEELNLSARSSNCLDKAEIRFIGELALMDENELKELKNLGKKSLEEIKAVMQEIGYPVGGDLGGGKDQLKKKIADLKSQMSAKE encoded by the coding sequence ATGAGAAAAATTACCACATCAGCTTATATGCCTACCGAAATTTCAGTAGAGAGTATAAGCGAGAATGTCGCCAGAATAACTGCGTATCCGTTTGAGACGGGCTATGCGGTCACTTTGGCTCATCCGCTAAGACGACTTTTATATAGCAGCACGGTTGGATTTGCGGCTACGGGCGTCAAGATAGAGGGCGTATCTCATGAATTTGATTCGATGAGGGGCATGCTAGAGGACGTAGCGCAGTTTATTATAAATTTAAAAAACATCCGCTTTAAGCTAAAAAACGAGTCTGAGCGCGAGGTGGTTGAGTATTCGTTTAAAGGTCCAAAAGAGATAAAAGCCGGCGATCTAAAAAGCGATGTCGTAGATGTCGTAAATCCGGATGCCTATCTTGCAACCATAAACGAGGACGCGGAGCTTAAATTTTCCGTAATCATCCAAAAAGGTATCGGATACGTCCCGAGTGAAGAGATAAGAGACAATACCGAAGAGGGTTATATAGCCCTTGACGCGTTCTTTACGCCTGTTAAAAAAGCAGTTTACGAGCTAGAAAACGTCCTAGTAGAGGATAATCCCGACTATGAGAAGATTATTTTCACGGTTACGACGGACGGACAAGTGGGCGCAATCGAAGCGTTTAAACACGCGATCGAGGCAATGTATCAGCAGATGTCGGTGTTTAAAGGCGTTTTAAATATCGACGTTTCGGCAGGTCTAAACGCTCAAACTTCTGGCAGCGAGCATGCAAAACTACTTCAAAGCATAGAAGAGCTCAATTTGAGCGCTAGAAGTTCTAATTGCCTTGATAAAGCCGAGATTAGATTTATCGGCGAGCTTGCTTTGATGGATGAAAACGAGCTAAAAGAGCTTAAAAATTTAGGTAAAAAATCTCTAGAAGAGATTAAGGCCGTTATGCAAGAGATCGGATATCCGGTCGGCGGCGACCTAGGTGGCGGCAAAGATCAACTCAAGAAAAAAATCGCCGACCTAAAATCACAAATGAGTGCAAAAGAGTAA
- the rplF gene encoding 50S ribosomal protein L6 translates to MSRIGKQPIAIPSGVEVSVEGNVLKFKKGAHLKELDTKGHVDVKVEDAHIVFSPKSGERQDRAYWGTYRALANNIVIGITKGFVRQLEINGVGYKAAAKGQVLELTLGFSHPINHEVPKGVEISVEKNIITIKGDDKQVVGQIAAQVRAYRPPEPYKGKGVKYVEERIIRKAGKTSKK, encoded by the coding sequence ATGTCACGTATAGGAAAACAGCCGATAGCTATTCCAAGCGGAGTAGAGGTCAGCGTAGAAGGCAACGTCCTTAAATTTAAAAAAGGCGCTCATTTAAAAGAGCTTGACACAAAAGGGCACGTAGATGTTAAAGTCGAAGATGCTCACATAGTATTTTCTCCAAAGAGCGGCGAGAGACAAGATAGAGCCTACTGGGGCACCTATAGAGCGCTTGCAAACAATATCGTCATCGGCATCACAAAAGGTTTCGTTCGTCAGCTTGAGATCAACGGAGTCGGTTACAAAGCCGCTGCTAAAGGCCAAGTGCTTGAGCTTACTTTAGGATTTTCTCATCCAATAAATCACGAAGTGCCAAAAGGCGTTGAAATCAGCGTAGAGAAAAACATCATAACTATCAAAGGCGACGATAAGCAAGTGGTCGGTCAGATCGCGGCTCAAGTCAGGGCGTATAGACCGCCTGAACCGTATAAGGGCAAAGGCGTTAAATACGTAGAAGAGCGCATCATCCGCAAAGCCGGTAAGACATCTAAGAAGTAA
- a CDS encoding type Z 30S ribosomal protein S14, protein MAKKSMIAKAARKPKFTVRGYTRCQICGRPHSVYKDFGICRVCLRKMANEGLIPGLKKASW, encoded by the coding sequence ATGGCAAAAAAATCAATGATAGCAAAGGCTGCCAGAAAGCCTAAATTTACAGTTCGCGGCTATACGAGATGCCAAATTTGCGGTCGTCCGCATTCGGTTTATAAAGATTTTGGAATTTGCCGCGTATGCCTAAGAAAAATGGCTAACGAGGGACTAATCCCGGGTCTAAAAAAAGCAAGCTGGTAA
- the rpsM gene encoding 30S ribosomal protein S13, which produces MARIAGVDLPKKKRIEYGLTYIYGIGLHKSRQILDATKISYDKRVNDLTEDEAAAIRKEIQEHHVVEGDLRKSVAMDIKALMDLGSYRGLRHRKGLPVRGQKTKTNARTRKGKRKTVGAATK; this is translated from the coding sequence ATGGCACGTATCGCAGGTGTGGATTTACCAAAGAAAAAGAGAATCGAATACGGTTTGACCTATATTTATGGTATTGGTCTTCACAAATCTCGTCAAATTTTGGATGCTACCAAAATTTCTTATGATAAAAGAGTAAACGATCTAACCGAAGACGAAGCTGCGGCTATCCGCAAAGAGATCCAAGAGCATCACGTGGTGGAAGGCGACCTTAGAAAAAGCGTCGCTATGGACATCAAGGCTCTTATGGACCTAGGAAGCTACCGCGGTCTAAGACACAGAAAAGGTCTTCCGGTGCGCGGTCAAAAGACCAAAACAAACGCTAGAACTAGAAAAGGTAAGCGCAAAACAGTCGGCGCTGCGACTAAATAA
- the rplQ gene encoding 50S ribosomal protein L17 has translation MRHGHGYRKLGRTSAHRSALLKNLAIAIIKSEKIETTLPKAKELRSYIEKLITRARKGDSNAHRAVFASLQDKETTNKLVTELAPKFVGKNGGYTRIVKTRVRRGDAAEMAYIELIKE, from the coding sequence ATGAGACACGGTCACGGATACAGAAAACTAGGTAGGACGTCGGCTCACCGCTCGGCTCTACTTAAAAACTTAGCTATCGCTATCATCAAAAGCGAAAAGATAGAGACGACCTTGCCTAAGGCAAAAGAGTTAAGAAGCTATATCGAAAAGCTAATCACTAGAGCGAGAAAAGGCGACAGCAACGCTCACAGAGCGGTTTTTGCCAGCTTGCAGGACAAAGAAACTACGAACAAGCTAGTAACTGAGCTTGCTCCAAAATTTGTAGGTAAAAACGGCGGATATACGCGCATCGTTAAGACTCGCGTTCGCCGAGGCGATGCTGCCGAGATGGCTTATATCGAGCTAATCAAAGAATAA
- the rpsE gene encoding 30S ribosomal protein S5 — protein sequence MEKYNREEFEEVMVDIGRVTKVVKGGRRFRFTALVVVGNRNGLVGFGFGKAKEVPDAMRKAVDDAFKNIIEVKRKGSTIPHDVEVKFNASRVLLRPASEGTGVIAGGSARPILELAGIKDILTKSLGSNNSANVVRATLKALSMLKG from the coding sequence ATGGAAAAATATAACAGAGAAGAATTCGAAGAAGTAATGGTTGATATCGGCCGCGTTACAAAGGTCGTAAAAGGCGGTCGTAGATTTAGATTTACGGCTCTTGTCGTAGTGGGAAACAGAAACGGCCTAGTGGGCTTTGGCTTCGGTAAAGCAAAAGAGGTACCGGACGCTATGAGAAAAGCCGTCGACGACGCGTTTAAAAATATCATCGAGGTAAAAAGAAAAGGCTCGACTATACCTCACGACGTAGAGGTTAAATTTAACGCTAGCCGCGTTTTGCTTCGCCCTGCTAGCGAAGGTACGGGCGTGATCGCGGGCGGTAGCGCTCGTCCTATTTTAGAGCTTGCGGGCATCAAGGACATCCTAACGAAATCGCTTGGCTCAAACAACTCGGCAAACGTCGTTCGCGCTACTTTAAAAGCGCTAAGCATGCTTAAAGGCTAA
- the secY gene encoding preprotein translocase subunit SecY, translating into MNKTLTNKILITLAFLFAYRILAYVPVPGVNVNVIKEFFDSNSANALGLFNMFSGKAAERLSIISLGIMPYITASIIMELLAATFPNLGKMKKDRDGMQKYMQIIRYATIIITLVQAVGVSMGLQSLHGRGGEDAIMIDMNLFISIAAASMLTGTMLLMWIGEQITQRGIGNGISLIIFAGIVSGIPSAIGGTVNLVNTGEMNFLVVIGILLVILVTVGIVIYVEMGERRVPVSYSRKVVMENQNKRIMNYIPIKVNLSGVIPPIFASAILMFPSTILQASTNPYIQAIHDFLNPNSYFFNFLTFLLVVFFAYFYASIAFNAKDISENLKRQGGFIPGIRPGEGTAGYLNEVASRLTFSGAIYLGLISTLPWVLVKFMGVPFYFGGTSVLIVVSVALDTMRRIEAQIYMNKYQTLSAVGL; encoded by the coding sequence ATGAATAAGACATTGACCAACAAGATTTTAATCACGTTGGCATTTTTATTTGCTTACAGGATACTGGCATACGTGCCGGTTCCTGGTGTAAACGTCAATGTTATTAAAGAGTTTTTCGATTCGAATTCCGCAAACGCGCTTGGACTATTTAATATGTTCAGCGGTAAGGCGGCAGAGCGCCTTAGCATCATCTCTCTAGGAATTATGCCATATATCACGGCATCTATCATCATGGAGCTTTTAGCGGCTACTTTCCCAAATTTAGGCAAGATGAAAAAGGACCGCGACGGCATGCAAAAATATATGCAAATCATCCGTTATGCTACTATTATTATCACCCTTGTTCAAGCAGTTGGCGTTAGTATGGGGCTTCAGAGCCTTCACGGCAGAGGCGGAGAGGACGCGATAATGATAGATATGAATTTATTTATCTCCATCGCAGCGGCTTCGATGCTAACGGGAACTATGCTTTTGATGTGGATAGGCGAGCAGATCACTCAGCGCGGTATCGGCAACGGCATCAGCCTTATTATCTTCGCTGGTATCGTTAGCGGCATACCTTCGGCCATCGGCGGAACGGTAAATTTGGTAAATACGGGCGAGATGAACTTCCTCGTGGTTATCGGAATTTTGCTTGTTATCTTAGTCACGGTAGGCATAGTTATCTACGTCGAGATGGGCGAGAGACGCGTACCGGTGAGCTATTCGCGTAAGGTAGTGATGGAAAATCAAAACAAACGCATTATGAACTATATACCTATCAAGGTAAATTTAAGCGGCGTTATTCCTCCGATTTTCGCCAGTGCGATTTTGATGTTCCCAAGCACCATTTTGCAGGCCAGCACAAATCCTTACATCCAAGCTATTCACGATTTTTTAAATCCAAATAGCTATTTTTTCAACTTTTTAACGTTCTTGCTAGTTGTATTTTTTGCATATTTTTACGCTTCGATCGCGTTTAACGCAAAAGATATCAGCGAAAATTTAAAAAGACAAGGCGGATTTATCCCGGGTATTAGACCGGGCGAGGGCACTGCGGGCTATCTAAATGAGGTAGCATCTAGGCTAACGTTTAGCGGCGCGATTTATCTCGGACTTATCTCGACGCTACCTTGGGTGCTTGTTAAATTTATGGGCGTTCCGTTTTATTTCGGCGGTACGTCGGTACTGATCGTGGTTTCTGTCGCGCTTGATACGATGCGAAGGATAGAAGCTCAAATTTATATGAATAAATATCAAACTCTAAGTGCGGTAGGCTTGTAA
- the rpsK gene encoding 30S ribosomal protein S11: MAKRKVVKKKIVRKSIAKGIVYISATFNNTMVTVTDEMGNAIAWSSAGGLGFKGSKKSTPYAAQQAVEDALTKAKEHGIKEVGIKVQGPGSGRETAVKSVGAVEGIKVTFLKDITPLPHNGCRPPKRRRV, translated from the coding sequence ATGGCAAAAAGAAAAGTAGTTAAAAAGAAAATTGTAAGAAAAAGTATCGCTAAAGGTATCGTTTATATAAGCGCGACTTTTAACAACACTATGGTAACGGTTACCGATGAGATGGGAAATGCTATCGCTTGGAGTAGTGCCGGCGGACTAGGCTTTAAAGGAAGTAAAAAATCAACTCCTTATGCAGCCCAACAAGCAGTAGAAGACGCTCTAACCAAAGCAAAAGAGCACGGTATAAAAGAAGTAGGCATCAAAGTACAAGGTCCTGGCAGCGGTAGAGAGACCGCAGTCAAGAGCGTAGGCGCGGTAGAGGGCATAAAAGTAACGTTTTTAAAAGATATAACTCCGCTTCCGCATAATGGTTGCAGACCGCCGAAACGCCGCCGCGTATAA